From the Kogia breviceps isolate mKogBre1 chromosome 15, mKogBre1 haplotype 1, whole genome shotgun sequence genome, one window contains:
- the TRMT2A gene encoding tRNA (uracil-5-)-methyltransferase homolog A isoform X1, whose translation MMGDELDDEGRARVGGPGQDGPSAPGSPAAPGPQQGEEQATGAGAAGPGAQPGPYSYIRAGLFTSEIFKLELQNVPRHASFSDVRRFLGRFGLQPHKTKLFGQPPCAFVTFRSAAERDKALCVLHGALWKGRPLSVRLARPKADPLARKRQREDQGEPPATPATCIADVVTPLWTMPYAEQLERKRLECEQVLQKLAKEIGSTNRALLPWLLLQRHKHNKACCPLEGVRPSPQQTEYRNKCEFLVGVGVDGEDNTVGCRLGKYKGGTCAVASPFDTVHIPGATKQVVKAFQEFIRSTPYSAYDPETYSGHWKQLTVRTSRRGQAMAIAYFHPQNLSPEELEELKASLAQNFMEGPGKTSGVTCLYFVEEGQRKTPSQEGLPLEHVAGDRCIREDLLGLTFRISPHAFFQVNTPAAEVLYTLIQDWAQLDAGSTVLDVCCGTGTIGLALARKVKRVVGIELCQEAVEDARVNALDNDSKVILAVRRAENLKRLLYVSCNPRAAMGNFVDLCRAPSNRVKGSPFRPVKAVAVDLFPQTPHCEMLILFERVEHPNGMGALEPQDPPVQLPPGPPGDTPAETRASPAS comes from the exons ATGATGGGTGACGAACTCGACGACGAA GGCCGCGCGCGCGTGGGGGGCCCCGGCCAGGACGGCCCCAGCGCGCCAGGAAGCCCCGCGGCCCCGGGCCCCCAGCAGGGGGAGGAGCAGGCCACGGGGGCCGGGGCCGCGGGACCGGGTGCTCAGCCGGGGCCCTATAGCTACATCCGGGCTGGCCTGTTCACCTCGGAGATCTTCAAGCTGGAGCTTCAGAACGTGCCGCGCCACGCCAGTTTTAGCGACGTCCGGCGCTTCCTGGGCCGCTTCGGGCTGCAGCCCCACAAGACGAAGCTCTTCGGGCAGCCTCCCTGCGCCTTCGTGACCTTTCGCAGCGCCGCTGAGCGCGACAAAGCCCTGTGTGTGCTGCACGGCGCCCTGTGGAAGGGCCGGCCGCTCAGCGTGCGTCTCGCTAGGCCCAAGGCTGACCCCTTGGCCAGGAAAAGGCAACGGGAGGACCAGGGGGAGCCGCCTGCCACCCCCGCCACGTGCATCGCTGATGTGGTTACCCCTCTTTGGACCATGCCCTACGCGGAGCAGCTTGAGCGGAAGCGGCTGGAGTGTGAGCAGGTGCTGCAGAAGCTCGCCAA GGAAATCGGGAGCACCAACCGTGCGCTGCTCCCTTGGCTTCTCTTACAGAGGCACAAACACAACAAGGCCTGCTGCCCGCTGGAGGGGGTCCGGCCATCACCTCAGCAG ACTGAGTATCGGAACAAATGTGAGTTTCTGGTTGGTGTTGGGGTAGATGGGGAAGACAACACGGTCGGCTGCCGGCTTGGCAAGTACAAGGGCGGGACGTGTGCTGTGGCATCCCCCTTCGACACCGTGCATATCCCTGGGGCCACCAAGCAGGTGGTGAAGGCTTTCCAGGAGTTCATCCG GTCCACTCCCTACTCGGCGTATGACCCGGAGACATACTCGGGTCACTGGAAGCAGCTGACCGTGCGCACCAGCCGCCGTGGCCAAGCCATGGCCATTGCCTACTTCCACCCACAG AACCTGAGTCCTGAGGAGCTGGAGGAGCTGAAGGCTTCTTTGGCACAGAACTTCATGGAGGGGCCGGGGAAGACCAGTGGGGTGACTTGCCTCTACTTCGTGGAGGAGGGACAGCG AAAGACCCCCAGCCAAGAGGGCCTGCCTCTGGAGCATGTGGCCGGGGACCGGTGCATCCGCGAGGACCTGCTGGGGCTGACCTTCCGGATTTCCCCTCACGCCTTCTTCCAG GTGAACACCCCCGCAGCTGAGGTGCTCTACACGCTTATCCAGGACTGGGCCCAGCTGGACGCAGGGAGCACGGTGCTGGACGTGTGCTGTGGCACCGGCACCATCGGCCTGGCTCTGGCCCGG AAGGTAAAGAGAGTCGTGGGGATTGAGCTATGCCAGGAGGCTGTGGAGGACGCCCGGGTGAATGCCCTGGACAACG ATTCCAAAGTGATCCTGGCTGTCCGCAGAGCTGAGAACCTCAAGCGACTCCTGTATGTCTCCTGCAACCCCCGGGCAGCCATGGGCAACTTTGTGGA CCTCTGCAGGGCCCCATCGAACCGGGTGAAGGGCAGTCCCTTCCGGCCAGTCAAGGCTGTGGCCGTGGACCTGTTCCCGCAGACCCCACACTGTGAGATGCTCATCCTGTTTGAGAGAGTGGAGCACCCCAATGGCATGGGGGCCCTGGAGCCCCAGGATCCTCCAGTCCAGCTCCCACCAGGGCCCCCAGGTGACACCCCAGCAGAAACCAGGGCCTCCCCTGCTTCTTAG
- the TRMT2A gene encoding tRNA (uracil-5-)-methyltransferase homolog A isoform X2, with protein sequence MMGDELDDEGRARVGGPGQDGPSAPGSPAAPGPQQGEEQATGAGAAGPGAQPGPYSYIRAGLFTSEIFKLELQNVPRHASFSDVRRFLGRFGLQPHKTKLFGQPPCAFVTFRSAAERDKALCVLHGALWKGRPLSVRLARPKADPLARKRQREDQGEPPATPATCIADVVTPLWTMPYAEQLERKRLECEQVLQKLAKEIGSTNRALLPWLLLQRHKHNKACCPLEGVRPSPQQTEYRNKCEFLVGVGVDGEDNTVGCRLGKYKGGTCAVASPFDTVHIPGATKQVVKAFQEFIRSTPYSAYDPETYSGHWKQLTVRTSRRGQAMAIAYFHPQNLSPEELEELKASLAQNFMEGPGKTSGVTCLYFVEEGQRKTPSQEGLPLEHVAGDRCIREDLLGLTFRISPHAFFQVNTPAAEVLYTLIQDWAQLDAGSTVLDVCCGTGTIGLALARKVKRVVGIELCQEAVEDARVNALDNELSNVEFHCGRAEDLVPTLVSRLASQQLMAVLDPPRAGLHSKVILAVRRAENLKRLLYVSCNPRAAMGNFVDLCRAPSNRVKGSPFRPVKAVAVDLFPQTPHCEMLILFERVEHPNGMGALEPQDPPVQLPPGPPGDTPAETRASPAS encoded by the exons ATGATGGGTGACGAACTCGACGACGAA GGCCGCGCGCGCGTGGGGGGCCCCGGCCAGGACGGCCCCAGCGCGCCAGGAAGCCCCGCGGCCCCGGGCCCCCAGCAGGGGGAGGAGCAGGCCACGGGGGCCGGGGCCGCGGGACCGGGTGCTCAGCCGGGGCCCTATAGCTACATCCGGGCTGGCCTGTTCACCTCGGAGATCTTCAAGCTGGAGCTTCAGAACGTGCCGCGCCACGCCAGTTTTAGCGACGTCCGGCGCTTCCTGGGCCGCTTCGGGCTGCAGCCCCACAAGACGAAGCTCTTCGGGCAGCCTCCCTGCGCCTTCGTGACCTTTCGCAGCGCCGCTGAGCGCGACAAAGCCCTGTGTGTGCTGCACGGCGCCCTGTGGAAGGGCCGGCCGCTCAGCGTGCGTCTCGCTAGGCCCAAGGCTGACCCCTTGGCCAGGAAAAGGCAACGGGAGGACCAGGGGGAGCCGCCTGCCACCCCCGCCACGTGCATCGCTGATGTGGTTACCCCTCTTTGGACCATGCCCTACGCGGAGCAGCTTGAGCGGAAGCGGCTGGAGTGTGAGCAGGTGCTGCAGAAGCTCGCCAA GGAAATCGGGAGCACCAACCGTGCGCTGCTCCCTTGGCTTCTCTTACAGAGGCACAAACACAACAAGGCCTGCTGCCCGCTGGAGGGGGTCCGGCCATCACCTCAGCAG ACTGAGTATCGGAACAAATGTGAGTTTCTGGTTGGTGTTGGGGTAGATGGGGAAGACAACACGGTCGGCTGCCGGCTTGGCAAGTACAAGGGCGGGACGTGTGCTGTGGCATCCCCCTTCGACACCGTGCATATCCCTGGGGCCACCAAGCAGGTGGTGAAGGCTTTCCAGGAGTTCATCCG GTCCACTCCCTACTCGGCGTATGACCCGGAGACATACTCGGGTCACTGGAAGCAGCTGACCGTGCGCACCAGCCGCCGTGGCCAAGCCATGGCCATTGCCTACTTCCACCCACAG AACCTGAGTCCTGAGGAGCTGGAGGAGCTGAAGGCTTCTTTGGCACAGAACTTCATGGAGGGGCCGGGGAAGACCAGTGGGGTGACTTGCCTCTACTTCGTGGAGGAGGGACAGCG AAAGACCCCCAGCCAAGAGGGCCTGCCTCTGGAGCATGTGGCCGGGGACCGGTGCATCCGCGAGGACCTGCTGGGGCTGACCTTCCGGATTTCCCCTCACGCCTTCTTCCAG GTGAACACCCCCGCAGCTGAGGTGCTCTACACGCTTATCCAGGACTGGGCCCAGCTGGACGCAGGGAGCACGGTGCTGGACGTGTGCTGTGGCACCGGCACCATCGGCCTGGCTCTGGCCCGG AAGGTAAAGAGAGTCGTGGGGATTGAGCTATGCCAGGAGGCTGTGGAGGACGCCCGGGTGAATGCCCTGGACAACG AGTTGAGCAACGTCGAGTTCCATTGCGGGAGGGCCGAGGACCTGGTGCCTACACTGGTGAGCAGATTGGCGTCCCAGCAGCTCATGGCTGTCCTGGACCCACCCCGCGCCGGTCTAC ATTCCAAAGTGATCCTGGCTGTCCGCAGAGCTGAGAACCTCAAGCGACTCCTGTATGTCTCCTGCAACCCCCGGGCAGCCATGGGCAACTTTGTGGA CCTCTGCAGGGCCCCATCGAACCGGGTGAAGGGCAGTCCCTTCCGGCCAGTCAAGGCTGTGGCCGTGGACCTGTTCCCGCAGACCCCACACTGTGAGATGCTCATCCTGTTTGAGAGAGTGGAGCACCCCAATGGCATGGGGGCCCTGGAGCCCCAGGATCCTCCAGTCCAGCTCCCACCAGGGCCCCCAGGTGACACCCCAGCAGAAACCAGGGCCTCCCCTGCTTCTTAG
- the RANBP1 gene encoding ran-specific GTPase-activating protein isoform X2: MAAAKDTHEDHDTSTENADESNHDPQFEPIVSLPEQEIKTLEEDEEELFKMRAKLFRFASENDLPEWKERGTGDVKLLKHKEKGTIRLLMRRDKTLKICANHYITPMMELKPNAGSDRAWVWNTHADFADECPKQELLAIRFLNAENAQKFKTKFEECRKEIEEREKKGSGKNDSAEKVAEKLEALSVKEGKEPKNETKEVAEEEQ, translated from the exons ATGGCGGCCGCCAAg GACACTCACGAGGACCATGACACCTCCACCGAGAATGCCGACGAGTCCAACCATGACCCCCAGTTTGAACCAATAGTTTCTCTTCCTGAACAAGAAATTAAAACGCTGGAAGAAGATGAAGaggagctttttaaaat GCGGGCCAAGCTGTTCCGGTTCGCTTCAGAGAACGACCTCCCGGAGTGGAAGGAGCGGGGCACTGGGGACGTCAAGCTGCTGAAGCACAAGGAGAAGGGGACCATCCGCCTCCTCATGCGCAGGGACAAGACCCTCAAGATCTGCGCCAACCACTACA TCACGCCGATGATGGAGCTGAAGCCGAACGCAGGCAGTGACCGTGCCTGGGTCTGGAATACCCATGCAGACTTCGCCGACGAGTGCCCCAAGCAGGAGCTGCTGGCCATCCGCTTCCTTAATGCCGAGA ATGCACAGAAATTCAAAACGAAGTTTGAAGAATGCAGGAAAGAgattgaagagagagaaaagaaag GATCTGGCAAAAATGATAGTGCCGAGAAAGTAGCTGAGAAGCTAGAAGCTCTTTCGGTGAAGGAGGGCAAGGAGCCCAAGAACGAGACCAAGGAGGTGGCTGAGGAGGAGCAATGA
- the RANBP1 gene encoding ran-specific GTPase-activating protein isoform X1, which yields MDCQATCSDTHEDHDTSTENADESNHDPQFEPIVSLPEQEIKTLEEDEEELFKMRAKLFRFASENDLPEWKERGTGDVKLLKHKEKGTIRLLMRRDKTLKICANHYITPMMELKPNAGSDRAWVWNTHADFADECPKQELLAIRFLNAENAQKFKTKFEECRKEIEEREKKGSGKNDSAEKVAEKLEALSVKEGKEPKNETKEVAEEEQ from the exons ATGGATTGCCAAGCCACGTGCTCC GACACTCACGAGGACCATGACACCTCCACCGAGAATGCCGACGAGTCCAACCATGACCCCCAGTTTGAACCAATAGTTTCTCTTCCTGAACAAGAAATTAAAACGCTGGAAGAAGATGAAGaggagctttttaaaat GCGGGCCAAGCTGTTCCGGTTCGCTTCAGAGAACGACCTCCCGGAGTGGAAGGAGCGGGGCACTGGGGACGTCAAGCTGCTGAAGCACAAGGAGAAGGGGACCATCCGCCTCCTCATGCGCAGGGACAAGACCCTCAAGATCTGCGCCAACCACTACA TCACGCCGATGATGGAGCTGAAGCCGAACGCAGGCAGTGACCGTGCCTGGGTCTGGAATACCCATGCAGACTTCGCCGACGAGTGCCCCAAGCAGGAGCTGCTGGCCATCCGCTTCCTTAATGCCGAGA ATGCACAGAAATTCAAAACGAAGTTTGAAGAATGCAGGAAAGAgattgaagagagagaaaagaaag GATCTGGCAAAAATGATAGTGCCGAGAAAGTAGCTGAGAAGCTAGAAGCTCTTTCGGTGAAGGAGGGCAAGGAGCCCAAGAACGAGACCAAGGAGGTGGCTGAGGAGGAGCAATGA
- the RANBP1 gene encoding ran-specific GTPase-activating protein isoform X3 codes for MRAKLFRFASENDLPEWKERGTGDVKLLKHKEKGTIRLLMRRDKTLKICANHYITPMMELKPNAGSDRAWVWNTHADFADECPKQELLAIRFLNAENAQKFKTKFEECRKEIEEREKKGSGKNDSAEKVAEKLEALSVKEGKEPKNETKEVAEEEQ; via the exons at GCGGGCCAAGCTGTTCCGGTTCGCTTCAGAGAACGACCTCCCGGAGTGGAAGGAGCGGGGCACTGGGGACGTCAAGCTGCTGAAGCACAAGGAGAAGGGGACCATCCGCCTCCTCATGCGCAGGGACAAGACCCTCAAGATCTGCGCCAACCACTACA TCACGCCGATGATGGAGCTGAAGCCGAACGCAGGCAGTGACCGTGCCTGGGTCTGGAATACCCATGCAGACTTCGCCGACGAGTGCCCCAAGCAGGAGCTGCTGGCCATCCGCTTCCTTAATGCCGAGA ATGCACAGAAATTCAAAACGAAGTTTGAAGAATGCAGGAAAGAgattgaagagagagaaaagaaag GATCTGGCAAAAATGATAGTGCCGAGAAAGTAGCTGAGAAGCTAGAAGCTCTTTCGGTGAAGGAGGGCAAGGAGCCCAAGAACGAGACCAAGGAGGTGGCTGAGGAGGAGCAATGA